A genomic segment from Methanoplanus limicola DSM 2279 encodes:
- a CDS encoding HEPN domain-containing protein — MMFCWSQFLNVARFLKAQAEEGALPPEAAYRCSISRAYYAAFGYSLRYAKDTMGYAPRNTGADHKLIREFYQSQGKPDIKRKLLRLHQWRKDADYNEPVYNLESNLKDSLKVADEIIKSLDK; from the coding sequence ATGATGTTTTGCTGGTCTCAGTTTCTGAATGTTGCCAGATTTTTAAAGGCACAGGCTGAAGAAGGAGCTTTACCCCCGGAAGCGGCATACAGATGCTCAATAAGCAGGGCCTATTATGCAGCATTTGGGTATTCCCTCAGGTATGCAAAAGATACTATGGGATATGCTCCCAGAAATACAGGAGCAGACCATAAATTAATCAGAGAATTTTATCAGTCACAGGGAAAACCCGACATAAAAAGGAAATTACTGCGTCTTCATCAATGGCGAAAGGATGCCGATTATAATGAACCAGTTTATAATCTGGAATCAAATCTGAAAGACTCCCTAAAAGTGGCCGATGAGATAATTAAATCGTTGGACAAATAA